A genomic region of Ewingella sp. CoE-038-23 contains the following coding sequences:
- the baeR gene encoding two-component system response regulator BaeR — MNDSTLSANAPLKILIVEDEPKLGQLLVDYLEAAGYATQWLSNGSDVVPLVKANPPAMILLDLMLPGISGLSICRDIRQFSDIPIMMVTAKTEEIDRLLGLEIGADDYICKPYSPREVVARVKVILRRCVRPVEGVSEDFGLHIDEACFQASYQGHELDLTPAEFRLLKTLSVKPGYVFTREVLLNNLYDDYRVVTDRTIDSHIKNLRRKLESIDGDKAFIRAVYGVGYRWEAEPCQII, encoded by the coding sequence ATGAACGACTCCACACTCTCCGCCAACGCGCCGTTGAAAATTTTGATTGTTGAAGATGAGCCAAAGCTAGGACAGCTGCTGGTGGACTACCTCGAAGCCGCAGGTTACGCCACTCAGTGGTTGTCCAACGGTAGCGACGTGGTGCCGCTGGTGAAAGCCAACCCACCGGCGATGATCCTGCTGGATTTAATGCTGCCTGGCATCAGTGGCCTGAGTATCTGCCGCGACATTCGCCAGTTCTCCGACATTCCTATCATGATGGTGACGGCGAAAACCGAAGAGATCGATCGCCTGCTGGGGCTGGAGATCGGCGCGGATGACTACATCTGCAAGCCTTACAGCCCGCGTGAAGTCGTGGCGCGGGTCAAAGTTATTTTGCGCCGCTGCGTGCGCCCGGTGGAGGGCGTCAGCGAAGATTTCGGCCTGCATATTGACGAAGCCTGCTTCCAGGCCAGCTATCAGGGCCACGAGTTGGATCTCACTCCAGCAGAATTCCGCCTGCTGAAAACCCTGTCGGTCAAACCGGGTTACGTCTTCACCCGCGAAGTGCTGTTGAATAATTTATACGATGACTACCGCGTGGTAACCGACAGAACTATCGACAGCCATATCAAGAACCTGCGCCGCAAGCTGGAGTCCATCGACGGCGATAAAGCCTTTATTCGCGCGGTTTACGGCGTGGGATATCGCTGGGAAGCCGAACCCTGCCAGATCATTTGA
- a CDS encoding YegP family protein, whose amino-acid sequence MATGHYELKKAKNGQFHFNLKASNGETILTSEMYASKASAENGIASVQSNSPDEKQYEVKPAKDGQHYFVLKAKNHQIIGVSEMYTAEASARKGIASVTKNGPTTDIRDLTA is encoded by the coding sequence ATGGCTACCGGTCACTACGAACTCAAGAAAGCCAAGAATGGACAGTTCCACTTTAATTTAAAGGCGAGCAATGGCGAGACTATTCTCACCAGCGAAATGTACGCCAGTAAAGCCTCTGCTGAGAATGGCATTGCCTCAGTGCAGTCTAACTCCCCGGATGAGAAGCAGTACGAAGTGAAACCGGCAAAAGACGGTCAGCACTATTTTGTCCTCAAGGCGAAAAATCATCAGATTATCGGCGTCAGCGAAATGTACACCGCCGAAGCCTCGGCCCGTAAAGGCATTGCCTCGGTGACGAAAAACGGCCCAACCACGGATATCCGTGATTTGACCGCTTAG
- a CDS encoding DegT/DnrJ/EryC1/StrS family aminotransferase — protein sequence MSVITVTKPFMPPLDKYLEYLKDIWASKNLTNGGPFHQKLETALAEYLGVPYVCLFNNATLALIVAMQALRIQGEVITTPYSFVATAHSVIWNHLTPVFVDIDKNSCCMDPHKIEQAITPKTSLIMPVHVYGRSCNTTLIGEIANNYGLRCIYDAAHAFGVTDEGGSILRHGDLSVLSFHATKVFNTFEGGAIVCNDINMKKRIDYLKNFGFANETKIVASGINGKMNELQAAFGLLQLDYIDEAISKRKSIDSLYRELLNGVSGIRNPEPWDSATHNYSYFPIFVSTEYPLTRDALYDKLKEAGVHTRRYFYPLISNLPMYSDCSGATARNLPIANAVADEVLCLPIYPDLTHDDVVMISELVKSSACVSHHTPSSERVF from the coding sequence ATGAGTGTAATTACCGTAACAAAACCCTTCATGCCACCTTTAGATAAATATCTAGAGTATTTGAAAGATATATGGGCGTCCAAAAACCTCACCAATGGAGGCCCGTTTCACCAAAAACTGGAAACGGCTCTGGCTGAGTATCTAGGCGTGCCTTATGTTTGCTTATTTAACAATGCAACATTAGCACTTATTGTAGCAATGCAGGCGCTAAGAATTCAGGGGGAAGTGATCACGACACCCTACTCATTTGTCGCCACGGCACACAGTGTCATCTGGAATCATCTTACGCCGGTATTTGTTGATATCGATAAAAACAGTTGCTGCATGGACCCCCATAAAATTGAGCAGGCTATTACACCTAAAACCAGTTTAATCATGCCAGTCCATGTTTATGGCCGTAGCTGTAACACCACGTTAATTGGCGAAATTGCCAATAATTATGGTTTGCGCTGTATTTATGACGCTGCTCACGCCTTTGGGGTTACAGATGAAGGCGGTTCAATTTTAAGGCATGGCGATCTTTCTGTACTGAGTTTTCATGCAACTAAAGTGTTCAATACATTCGAGGGCGGTGCAATCGTTTGTAACGACATTAATATGAAAAAGCGCATTGATTATTTAAAGAATTTTGGTTTCGCTAATGAAACTAAAATTGTCGCATCAGGTATTAATGGAAAGATGAATGAACTTCAGGCGGCGTTTGGCTTACTGCAGTTGGATTATATTGATGAGGCGATTTCCAAACGTAAATCCATTGATAGCTTATATCGCGAGCTTTTAAATGGAGTTTCAGGGATCAGGAATCCTGAACCATGGGATTCTGCGACCCATAATTACAGTTATTTCCCTATTTTTGTTAGCACTGAATATCCTCTGACGCGAGACGCATTATACGACAAACTGAAAGAGGCGGGAGTGCACACAAGACGCTATTTTTATCCATTAATATCGAATTTGCCGATGTATAGTGATTGCTCGGGTGCCACAGCAAGAAATTTGCCGATTGCCAACGCAGTGGCAGATGAAGTTCTTTGCTTGCCCATCTATCCTGATTTAACCCATGATGATGTTGTGATGATCAGCGAGTTGGTGAAATCATCTGCTTGCGTTAGCCATCATACCCCCTCTTCAGAACGGGTTTTTTAA
- a CDS encoding FkbM family methyltransferase, with the protein MNFLDLITERNNYFIDTVERMKKNGKPLVLIGAGCLGEMTWDFLQRQHTDIDLVGLNEKYITPDFSFHHAPVISVEELIEGSAHYNYIIALQIVDDEMLKLLKETAKEILVFDPAFIGVNTKKYYTADFCLAHAQPLSTLYNELSDDKSRATMVAFINQRICAERSYCHTVYEAQHYFPQDVVQLKDNEIFIDCGAYNGDSIEAFMAEITRQNRMLPQRIIAFEPDDKSFSQLVENTRLMDFCECINKGVWDKESVLYFHSGKELSSHINSDASTGNSIIVGSIDATLQGNAATFIKMDVEGSELKALHGAADTIKSYQPVLAISVYHKPEDLVTIPQFIKSLSPNYRFYLRAHHPELSFELVLYAIPVDRVVV; encoded by the coding sequence ATGAATTTTCTTGATTTGATTACAGAAAGAAACAATTACTTTATCGACACAGTTGAAAGAATGAAAAAAAATGGCAAGCCTCTGGTCTTGATTGGCGCAGGCTGCCTTGGGGAAATGACGTGGGATTTTTTACAGCGTCAGCATACTGATATTGATTTGGTCGGGTTAAATGAGAAATACATTACGCCAGATTTTTCATTTCATCATGCCCCTGTTATTTCTGTTGAGGAGCTAATAGAAGGGTCAGCACACTATAACTATATCATCGCACTCCAAATAGTTGATGATGAGATGCTTAAATTATTAAAGGAAACTGCGAAGGAGATACTGGTATTCGACCCCGCCTTTATTGGTGTGAATACCAAAAAATACTATACGGCCGATTTTTGCTTGGCCCATGCACAGCCCTTGAGCACTCTGTATAATGAATTATCGGATGATAAATCCCGGGCGACAATGGTAGCATTCATCAATCAGCGTATCTGTGCAGAACGCAGCTACTGTCATACCGTTTATGAAGCGCAACATTATTTTCCTCAGGACGTGGTTCAATTAAAGGATAATGAGATTTTCATCGACTGCGGAGCCTACAATGGTGACAGTATTGAAGCCTTTATGGCTGAAATTACCCGACAGAATAGAATGTTACCCCAGCGTATTATCGCCTTTGAGCCTGATGATAAAAGTTTTTCTCAGCTAGTAGAAAATACACGCTTAATGGATTTTTGCGAGTGTATTAATAAAGGTGTTTGGGATAAAGAGTCTGTTCTGTACTTCCATTCAGGAAAAGAGCTCTCTTCACATATTAATAGTGATGCCAGCACAGGAAATTCTATTATCGTGGGTAGCATTGATGCGACTTTACAGGGCAATGCAGCTACTTTCATCAAGATGGATGTCGAAGGTTCTGAACTCAAAGCCCTGCATGGTGCCGCTGATACCATTAAATCGTATCAACCTGTTCTGGCAATCAGCGTCTACCATAAGCCAGAGGATCTGGTTACGATCCCGCAATTTATTAAATCTCTTTCACCAAACTACAGGTTTTATTTACGAGCCCATCATCCAGAGTTGTCCTTTGAATTAGTGCTTTATGCAATTCCTGTTGATCGTGTAGTCGTTTAA
- a CDS encoding Gfo/Idh/MocA family protein, producing MKKPLALGFIGGGKNSAIGEAHKIACQMDGHFKLVAGCFSRNSEINTQTALDWGINTDRVYRDAHAFLETEHKKLDAVVILTPTPTHREIVMACLEYGLTVICEKALVSNVQGALDIQKNLGNLDGRLYVTFNYTGYPMVRELRQRIQTGELGKIQQVMVEMPQEGFARMSIEGNAPSPQPWRCEDADIPTVYLDLGVHLHQLVDFLTNKNAKDVYAVNSHFALVPGVVDTVNIVSRYEDDMVCNYWFGKAALGYRNGLKIRVFGEKGSAEWLQMDPEILRFNNVYGENILIDRTAANNLVASESRYCRFKAGHPAGFIEAFANYYADIAASLNNEKTPFTIGADAAIRGLHFLTQAQRSATHNSKVDV from the coding sequence ATGAAAAAACCTTTGGCTTTAGGTTTCATTGGTGGGGGCAAAAACTCCGCTATTGGAGAGGCACATAAAATCGCCTGTCAAATGGATGGCCATTTTAAATTAGTTGCAGGCTGTTTCAGCCGTAATAGCGAAATTAATACACAGACGGCTCTGGATTGGGGGATTAACACTGACCGCGTTTATCGCGATGCCCACGCATTTCTCGAAACGGAACATAAGAAGTTAGATGCGGTGGTTATTCTGACGCCAACTCCCACGCATCGTGAAATCGTGATGGCATGCCTTGAATATGGCTTAACTGTTATTTGTGAAAAAGCACTGGTCAGCAATGTTCAGGGTGCTTTGGATATTCAAAAAAACCTCGGAAATTTGGATGGAAGGCTATATGTAACTTTCAATTATACCGGCTATCCGATGGTGCGCGAGCTGCGTCAGCGTATTCAGACAGGCGAGCTGGGGAAAATTCAGCAAGTGATGGTTGAGATGCCGCAGGAGGGTTTTGCCCGAATGAGTATTGAAGGAAACGCTCCCTCTCCGCAGCCATGGCGCTGTGAAGATGCTGATATTCCTACGGTTTACCTTGACCTGGGTGTCCACCTCCATCAGTTAGTCGATTTTCTGACCAATAAGAATGCAAAGGATGTTTATGCCGTAAACAGCCATTTTGCTCTGGTCCCGGGCGTGGTTGATACTGTGAATATTGTTTCACGCTATGAGGATGACATGGTGTGTAACTACTGGTTTGGTAAAGCAGCGTTAGGTTACCGAAATGGATTGAAAATTCGCGTGTTTGGCGAAAAAGGAAGTGCTGAATGGCTGCAAATGGATCCGGAAATTTTGCGATTCAATAATGTGTATGGTGAAAATATACTCATTGACAGAACAGCCGCAAATAATTTAGTCGCATCAGAATCGCGTTATTGCCGATTCAAGGCTGGGCATCCTGCCGGTTTTATTGAAGCATTTGCCAACTATTATGCAGATATCGCGGCAAGTCTTAATAATGAGAAAACACCATTCACTATTGGTGCTGATGCGGCAATAAGAGGGTTACATTTTTTAACTCAGGCTCAACGCAGCGCTACTCATAATAGTAAAGTAGATGTCTGA
- a CDS encoding ATP-grasp domain-containing protein: protein MTQKKEVLILDAGFSAVPFIEIAKEQGFFVTVCSGKEHDPGHQFADRSIIENYASRETVLDIAQQHSINALLPGVTDISYLTGAWVAQQLGLAGFDTSEVSEIIFMKDAFRRWAKKQGYPIPQAVYNLEDAKRLPLPLLVKPVDAYSGLGIIKINNLAELDAAVKTAREVSASGQIVIETFCEGQLYSHSAFIRDGNIACEFFVDEYCTVYPWQVNSSCISVTLSESMRKNVHECMQTLVRELQLTDGLLHTQFIANETCFWLIELTRRSPGDLYSRLIELSTGIPYSHYFSQPFLGLKSAFELQRPTPCRAIVRHTVSLSQTQQFTSFDFSKLDGRVIETVPLKLPGESVNPAPHDRAGVIFAELDNFSALKTITPELKNYIQINEQ from the coding sequence ATGACTCAAAAAAAAGAAGTGCTTATTCTGGATGCGGGATTTTCCGCAGTGCCATTTATTGAGATAGCAAAAGAACAAGGTTTTTTTGTGACGGTGTGTAGTGGTAAAGAACATGATCCGGGCCATCAATTTGCGGATCGTAGCATCATCGAAAACTACGCTAGTCGCGAAACCGTGCTGGATATTGCTCAACAGCATAGCATTAATGCTTTGCTACCCGGCGTCACCGATATTTCTTATTTAACGGGAGCCTGGGTTGCCCAGCAATTGGGGTTAGCCGGCTTTGATACGTCAGAGGTGAGCGAAATCATCTTTATGAAAGATGCATTTCGCCGTTGGGCCAAAAAACAGGGTTATCCGATACCACAGGCGGTTTATAACCTTGAGGATGCTAAAAGATTGCCATTGCCGCTATTGGTAAAACCGGTAGATGCATATAGCGGGCTTGGCATTATAAAGATAAATAATCTGGCAGAATTAGATGCGGCAGTTAAAACCGCCCGTGAAGTTTCTGCATCGGGCCAGATAGTCATCGAGACTTTCTGCGAAGGGCAATTATATAGCCATTCTGCTTTTATTCGCGATGGAAATATCGCTTGTGAATTTTTTGTCGACGAGTACTGCACGGTTTATCCGTGGCAGGTTAACAGTAGTTGTATTAGCGTCACATTATCGGAAAGCATGCGTAAAAATGTGCACGAATGTATGCAAACTCTGGTCAGAGAACTACAGCTAACCGATGGTTTATTACATACCCAGTTTATCGCCAATGAAACATGTTTTTGGTTGATTGAATTAACGCGTCGTTCTCCGGGGGATCTCTATTCTCGCCTAATTGAACTTTCGACGGGGATTCCCTATTCCCACTATTTTTCTCAGCCATTTCTTGGTTTAAAAAGTGCCTTTGAATTGCAACGGCCCACGCCATGCAGGGCGATTGTGCGCCACACTGTTTCACTCTCACAGACTCAGCAATTTACTTCTTTCGACTTTAGCAAGCTCGATGGAAGGGTCATTGAAACAGTGCCGTTAAAATTACCAGGAGAGAGTGTGAATCCGGCACCCCATGATCGGGCTGGGGTCATATTTGCCGAGCTTGATAATTTTTCAGCACTTAAAACGATAACCCCTGAATTAAAAAACTATATACAAATTAACGAGCAGTAA
- a CDS encoding glycosyltransferase family 2 protein yields the protein MSPLVSVIVTSYNHAKYIVRALDSVFSQTYKNLEVIVVDDASTDGSQEIIKEYQRKHDLKFINRKENYFSNSASQDENSGIEAILGSHGKYIAVVDSDDFIYPDKIAMQVAIMEGNESAVLCYGGIEVMNEDGSRHEYKGNYKDKFLSGDLFEPLLTYGNHILFIGTLIRKSAFVEIEKPAKGLMQVDWDVFLKLAKKGPFIADKRTVACYCRHGSNTWYRADKETLMYKNRMMILDCWMDEDAWPTAMNIRWKRCMQNPSLDQNAIDSLLIERPKDALLHFLKCNACVDDKNYNDAEKHLSLSIKYCDDRLAVLPDLYRLKENFIKDERAKLSHAEELRRRLQSSQVQREHK from the coding sequence GTGTCGCCACTCGTGAGTGTTATTGTAACTAGCTACAATCATGCTAAATATATTGTAAGAGCATTAGATAGCGTATTTTCGCAAACTTATAAAAACCTTGAAGTTATCGTGGTGGATGATGCATCTACAGATGGCTCCCAAGAGATTATCAAGGAATACCAACGTAAGCATGATTTGAAATTTATTAACAGGAAAGAAAACTATTTTAGCAATAGCGCATCTCAGGATGAAAATTCTGGGATTGAGGCCATTTTGGGATCTCATGGTAAATATATTGCTGTTGTTGATTCTGATGACTTCATTTATCCGGATAAAATTGCGATGCAAGTCGCCATCATGGAGGGTAATGAATCCGCAGTGCTGTGCTATGGCGGCATAGAGGTTATGAATGAAGATGGAAGTCGACATGAATATAAGGGTAATTATAAAGATAAATTCCTGTCTGGCGATCTTTTTGAGCCACTGTTGACCTATGGAAATCATATCCTTTTTATTGGAACATTAATTCGTAAATCTGCCTTTGTCGAAATCGAAAAGCCTGCTAAAGGTCTGATGCAGGTAGACTGGGATGTTTTTCTCAAACTGGCAAAGAAAGGTCCATTTATAGCTGATAAACGCACTGTTGCCTGTTATTGCCGTCATGGCAGTAATACCTGGTATCGAGCGGATAAAGAAACATTGATGTATAAAAATAGAATGATGATTCTTGATTGCTGGATGGATGAAGATGCATGGCCTACAGCCATGAATATTCGCTGGAAGCGTTGCATGCAAAACCCGTCACTTGATCAAAATGCGATTGATAGCTTGTTAATTGAAAGACCCAAGGATGCGCTTCTGCACTTTTTGAAGTGCAATGCGTGCGTTGACGATAAAAATTATAATGATGCTGAGAAACATCTTTCACTCTCCATTAAATATTGCGACGACCGGCTTGCAGTACTACCGGATTTATACCGGCTAAAAGAAAACTTTATTAAAGACGAACGCGCAAAGCTGTCCCATGCGGAAGAGTTGAGACGACGCTTACAATCGTCTCAAGTCCAGAGGGAACATAAATAA
- the trhP gene encoding prephenate-dependent tRNA uridine(34) hydroxylase TrhP codes for MFTPELLSPAGSLKNMRYAFAYGADAVYAGQPRYSLRVRNNEFNHQNLAIGINEAHALGKKFYVVVNIAPHNAKLKTFLRDLQPVIDMGPDALIMSDPGLIMMVREAFPQMDIHLSVQANAVNWATVKFWKQMGLTRVILSRELSLEEIAEIRAQVPDMEIEIFVHGALCMAYSGRCLLSGYINKRDPNQGTCTNACRWEYKVQEGKEDDLGNIVHQYEPIPVKQVAAAEKVEPTLGVGQPTDKVYMLEEAMRPGEYMSAFEDEHGTYIMNSKDLRAIQHVETLTQMGVHSLKIEGRTKSFYYCARTAQVYRRAIDDAAAGKPFDPSLLTTLEGLAHRGYTEGFLRRHTHDAQQNYEYGHSVSDRQQFVGEFTGNRIDGWAEIDVKNKFSVGDSVEMMTPKGNVQFTLEAMRNKKGQPVDVAPGNGHIVYVSLPEDINLEFAILLRNLVETDTRNPHAKP; via the coding sequence ATGTTTACTCCGGAATTACTCTCTCCGGCCGGTTCGCTGAAGAACATGCGCTACGCCTTTGCCTATGGTGCAGATGCGGTTTACGCCGGTCAGCCGCGCTACAGCCTGCGGGTGCGCAATAACGAATTTAACCACCAGAATCTGGCTATCGGCATTAACGAAGCCCACGCGCTGGGTAAAAAATTCTACGTGGTGGTTAACATCGCGCCTCACAACGCCAAGCTGAAAACCTTCCTGCGCGACTTACAGCCGGTGATCGACATGGGCCCGGACGCGCTGATCATGTCCGACCCCGGCCTGATTATGATGGTGCGCGAAGCCTTCCCGCAGATGGACATTCACTTGTCGGTGCAGGCCAATGCGGTGAACTGGGCGACGGTAAAATTCTGGAAACAGATGGGCCTGACGCGGGTTATTTTGTCCCGCGAGCTGTCACTGGAAGAGATTGCCGAGATCCGTGCACAGGTGCCGGATATGGAAATAGAAATCTTCGTCCACGGCGCGCTCTGTATGGCTTATTCCGGCCGCTGCCTGTTGTCTGGCTACATTAATAAGCGCGACCCTAATCAGGGAACTTGCACCAACGCCTGCCGCTGGGAATACAAAGTGCAGGAAGGCAAAGAGGATGATCTCGGAAATATTGTGCACCAGTACGAGCCGATTCCGGTAAAACAAGTGGCTGCGGCTGAAAAGGTCGAGCCTACACTCGGCGTCGGCCAGCCGACGGATAAAGTGTATATGCTGGAAGAGGCGATGCGTCCGGGCGAATATATGAGCGCCTTTGAGGATGAGCATGGCACTTATATCATGAACTCCAAAGACCTGCGCGCCATTCAGCACGTCGAAACCCTGACCCAAATGGGCGTGCATTCGCTTAAAATCGAAGGTCGCACTAAATCCTTCTACTACTGCGCCCGCACCGCGCAGGTCTATCGCCGCGCAATTGATGATGCCGCCGCGGGCAAGCCTTTCGACCCAAGCCTGCTGACCACGCTGGAAGGCCTGGCGCACCGTGGCTATACCGAGGGCTTCCTGCGCCGCCACACCCATGACGCGCAGCAGAACTATGAATATGGTCACTCGGTGAGCGATCGCCAGCAGTTTGTCGGCGAGTTTACCGGCAATCGCATTGACGGCTGGGCGGAAATTGACGTGAAAAACAAGTTCAGCGTCGGTGACAGCGTCGAGATGATGACGCCAAAGGGAAATGTGCAGTTCACCCTCGAAGCCATGCGCAACAAAAAAGGCCAGCCGGTGGATGTCGCACCGGGAAATGGTCATATTGTTTACGTCTCACTGCCGGAAGACATCAATTTAGAATTCGCTATTTTGTTGCGCAATCTGGTAGAGACTGACACGCGTAACCCACACGCTAAACCCTGA
- the yegS gene encoding lipid kinase YegS: MKESIKETTGALLIINGKGAGNEMLREAIYALRSEGVALAVRVTWEHGDAARYVHEAIDLGCETVIAGGGDGTINEVATALAKLPEGQRPALGLLPLGTANDFATSCGIPPEFDQALRLAIKGRAVDIDLARVNGDRYFINMATGGFGTRITTETPEKLKSALGGVSYFIHGLLRMDTLKADSCEITGPDFSWAGDALVIGIGNGRQAGGGQQICPDALINDGLLQLRLLTSEELLPSFIRSLVSNEENKNVISISLPWLEIKAPHDMTFNLDGEPLTGTEFHIEILPNAIQCRLPPHCALLG, from the coding sequence ATGAAGGAAAGCATAAAAGAAACGACCGGGGCGCTTCTGATAATAAATGGAAAAGGGGCAGGCAATGAGATGTTACGCGAAGCCATTTACGCCCTGCGCAGCGAAGGCGTTGCCCTTGCAGTCCGTGTCACCTGGGAACACGGCGACGCCGCACGCTATGTGCATGAAGCCATTGATTTAGGTTGTGAAACGGTGATTGCCGGTGGCGGCGACGGCACCATCAATGAAGTTGCCACCGCGCTTGCCAAATTGCCAGAGGGTCAGCGTCCGGCGCTAGGCTTGCTGCCGCTGGGCACCGCCAATGATTTCGCCACCAGCTGCGGTATCCCGCCAGAGTTCGATCAGGCGCTGCGCCTGGCGATTAAAGGCCGTGCGGTGGATATCGATCTGGCGCGTGTTAACGGCGATCGCTACTTCATCAATATGGCTACCGGCGGTTTTGGCACGCGGATCACCACCGAGACGCCTGAAAAGCTGAAATCAGCACTGGGCGGCGTCTCTTACTTTATTCATGGCCTGCTGCGCATGGACACCCTTAAAGCCGACAGCTGCGAAATTACCGGGCCGGATTTTTCATGGGCTGGCGATGCGCTGGTGATTGGCATTGGTAATGGGCGTCAGGCCGGCGGCGGGCAGCAGATTTGCCCCGACGCTCTGATCAATGACGGCCTGCTGCAACTGCGTTTGCTCACCTCAGAAGAGCTGCTGCCGTCGTTTATTCGTAGCCTGGTCAGCAATGAAGAGAATAAAAACGTTATTTCTATCTCTCTGCCTTGGCTGGAAATCAAAGCCCCCCATGACATGACCTTTAATCTGGACGGCGAGCCGCTCACCGGCACCGAATTCCACATTGAGATTCTGCCTAACGCCATTCAGTGCCGCCTACCGCCGCACTGTGCGCTGCTGGGCTAA
- the manD gene encoding D-mannonate dehydratase ManD — MKIVNAEVFVTCPGRNFVTLKITTDGGLTGIGDATLNGRELPVASYLQDHVCPQLIGRDAHQIEDIWQFFYKGAYWRRGPVTMSAISAVDMALWDIKAKAANMPLYQLLGGASRTGVMVYCHTTGHSIDEVLDDYAKHKELGFKAIRAQCGVPGMKTTYGMAKGKGLAYEPATKGVWPEEQLWNTEKYLDFTPKLFEAVRNKFGFNEHLLHDMHHRLTPIEAARFGKSIEEYRLFWMEDPTPAENQECFRLIRQHTVTPIAVGEVFNSIWDCKQLIEEQLIDYIRTTLTHAGGITGMRRIADFASLYQVRTGSHGPSDLSPICMAAALHFDLWVPNFGVQEYMGYSEQMLEVFPHSWTFDDGYMHPGEKPGLGIEFDEKLAAKYPYEPAHLPVARLDDGTLWNW; from the coding sequence ATGAAAATTGTTAACGCTGAAGTATTTGTCACTTGCCCGGGCCGTAACTTCGTCACCCTGAAAATCACCACCGACGGCGGCCTGACGGGGATTGGCGACGCCACGCTCAACGGGCGCGAGCTGCCGGTGGCCTCTTATTTGCAAGATCACGTCTGCCCGCAGCTGATTGGCCGCGACGCACATCAGATTGAGGATATCTGGCAGTTCTTCTACAAAGGCGCTTATTGGCGTCGTGGCCCGGTGACCATGTCAGCCATTTCGGCGGTGGACATGGCGCTGTGGGACATCAAAGCCAAAGCCGCCAATATGCCGCTGTATCAACTGCTGGGCGGGGCTTCGCGCACCGGCGTGATGGTTTACTGCCACACCACCGGCCACTCCATTGATGAAGTGCTGGACGACTACGCCAAACATAAAGAGCTTGGTTTCAAGGCTATCCGTGCGCAGTGCGGCGTGCCGGGGATGAAAACCACTTACGGCATGGCGAAAGGCAAAGGTCTGGCGTACGAGCCAGCCACCAAAGGCGTTTGGCCGGAAGAGCAGCTGTGGAATACCGAAAAGTATCTCGACTTCACGCCAAAACTTTTCGAGGCGGTGCGCAACAAATTCGGTTTCAACGAGCACCTGCTGCACGACATGCACCATCGCCTGACCCCTATCGAAGCCGCGCGCTTTGGTAAAAGCATCGAAGAGTATCGCCTGTTCTGGATGGAGGATCCGACGCCAGCTGAGAACCAAGAGTGCTTCCGCCTGATCCGCCAGCACACCGTCACGCCAATTGCGGTAGGCGAAGTGTTCAACAGCATCTGGGATTGCAAACAGCTGATTGAAGAGCAGCTGATCGACTATATCCGCACCACGCTGACCCACGCGGGCGGCATCACCGGCATGCGCCGCATTGCCGATTTTGCCTCGCTGTATCAGGTGCGCACCGGCTCGCACGGACCTTCTGACCTATCGCCAATTTGCATGGCCGCCGCCCTGCACTTCGACCTGTGGGTGCCTAACTTTGGCGTGCAGGAGTACATGGGTTATTCCGAGCAAATGCTGGAAGTCTTCCCACATAGCTGGACCTTCGACGACGGCTATATGCATCCGGGCGAAAAACCGGGGCTGGGCATTGAGTTTGACGAGAAGCTGGCCGCGAAATATCCGTATGAACCGGCACACCTGCCGGTGGCCCGTCTGGATGACGGTACTTTGTGGAACTGGTAA